Proteins co-encoded in one Quercus robur chromosome 8, dhQueRobu3.1, whole genome shotgun sequence genomic window:
- the LOC126696480 gene encoding uncharacterized protein LOC126696480 yields the protein MRKVMDEMRENTRRTNPVEDLVHRTDSPFTASINGHPLPPKFKMPSLDSYDGARDPFDHIATFKTTMHLQGVPDEIMCKAFPTTLKGPTRVWFSKIPPNSVSSFEELSKLFVNNFIGGQRHKHPSSSLLTIEHGENESLRSFITRFNRAVLTVDEVDDKLLLAVFHKGVNSDLFIHNLYENEPQSMAELVHSAQNFMNAEDAIIAKKRKRAVLMQIKDDSSLKWLEKMKGDPNKHNRNKYCRFHGDHGHDTNKCYDLKQQIKNLIRQGKLRNFLGREHKDEKLKGKVEKSSRPPLGEIRVIIGGSSAGQSSKSRKMYLKVVQNVQLSGRSPRTTTTDEQAITFTNADAKRVHHPHDDAIVITLLIADYTTRRVLVDNKSLADILYYPAFQQMRLGRDQLRQVNSPLVGFGGIKVQLVGTVTLPIVVGAYPQQVAKDVNFLVVDCSFSYNAIIGRPNLNSWKAVTSTYHLSVKFPTEHRIGHVQRDQLAVRECYLAMLAIDEQVQTMNIEEKRMVAEPIEVLEGISLDEKNPERCTKVEADLEERIKKDLVCFLRKSIDVFAWSHEDMPGIDSSVITHRLNVYPSSKPVR from the exons ATGAGGAAGGTGATGGATGAAATGAGGGAGAACACGAGAAGAACAAATCCTGTAGAGGATCTAGTTCATCGCACAGATTCCCCTTTCACGGCTTCCATCAATGGTCATCCCTTGCCTCCAAAATTCAAGATGCCTTCCTTGGATTCATATGATGGAGCGcgtgacccgtttgatcacatTGCTACTTTTAAGACtacaatgcaccttcaaggggtcccAGATGAAATTATGTGTAAAGCATTCCCTACCACCCTCAAAGGTCCAACACGAGTGTGGTTCAGTAAAATACCCCCGAATTCGGTAAGTTCTTTCGAAGAGTTAAGCAAGTTGTTCGTTAATAACTTCATTGGGGGACAGAGACACAAGCATCCTTCGTCCAGCCTATTGACCATAGAACATGGGGAGAATGAAAGCCTGCGGTCCTTTATCACTCGTTTCAACAGGGCAGTCTTGACGGTAGATGAGGTGGATGATAAGCTACTACTGGCAGTCTTTCATAAAGGAGTTAATTCTGAtttattcatccacaatctttatgAGAATGAGCCCCAATCCATGGCTGAACTCGTCCATTCAGCCCAGAactttatgaatgcagaagacgcgatcatagccaagaagaggaagagagcg gtccttatgcaaatcaaggacgatTCTTCCTTGAAATGGCTagagaaaatgaagggagatcccaataagcACAATAGaaacaaatattgccgcttccatgGAGACCATGGGCATGACACGAACAAATGTTATGATCTAAAACAGCAAATTAAAAATCTTATAAGACAAGGAAAGTTGAGaaatttccttggacgagaGCATAAGGATGAAAAGTTGAAAGGGAAGGTAGAAAAGTCGTCGCGCCCTCCGCTTGGAGAGATAAGAGTTATTATAGGAGGAAGCTCAGCTGGTCAGTCGTCCAAGTCCAGGAAGATGTATCTGAAAGTAGTGCAGAATGTTCAACTCTCTGGACGATCTCCAAGGACGACGACCACGGACGAGCAAGCAATCACATTCACAAACGCGGACGCTAAAAGAGTTCACCACCCCCATGATGATGCCATTGTTATTACTTTGCTAATTGCCGATTATACAACTAGAAGGGTATTGGTGGATAACAAAAGTTTAGCAGATATTTTATATTACCCTGCCTTTCAGCAAATGAGGCTCGGACGAGACCAACTTCGTCAAGTAAATTCACCCTTGGTAGGATTCGGTGGAATAAAGGTGCAGCTTGTAGGCACTGTCACATTACCTATCGTGGTGGGGGCATACCCACAACAGGTAGCCAAGGACGTGAATTTCTTGGTGGTAGATTGTTCATTTTCCTACAATGCCATAATCGGAAGACCAAATTTAAATAGTTGGAAAGCAGTTACGTCTACTTACCACCTGTCAGTCAAATTTCCAACGGAGCATAGGATAGGACATGTTCAGCGAGATCAGCTGGCAGTAAGAGAGTGCTACCTGGCCATGTTGGCCATAGACGAGCAAGTTCAGACgatgaatattgaagaaaagagaatGGTGGCTGAGCCCATTGAAGTGTTGGAAGGTATTTCTTTAGACGAGAAAAACCCTGAGAGGTGCACCAAGGTTGAAGCAGATTTAGAAGAGAGGATTAAGAAGGACCTCGTCTGTTTCTTGAGGAAAAGTATTGATGTATTTGCTTGGAGTCATGAGGACATGCCGGGTATAGACtctagtgtcattacccaccgtCTAAATGTGTATCCTTCCTCTAAGCCTGTACGATAG
- the LOC126696481 gene encoding uncharacterized protein LOC126696481, translating into MAVARWMHDACIPINAMNSSYYQPMFNAVASYGHGYRGSNYHALRVPLLRDAKREVQLIVDSHCSYWADTGCTIMANGWTDTRYRTLINFLVYCPKGIIFIRFVDTSNLVKDAINLSNLFDEIVSWVGPANIVHLVTDNAANYVAAGRILCGKYRNTSWSPCAAHCLNLIFKEIRKMDHVAKLAKRAFKITTFIYNHVALQAWLRTRKNWTKIVCPGPTRFATTFIALESLKEHKHDLQALVTRKFYVESRYAKDKKAKAVVKIILDNQFWNDCHVIVHIMSPLIRLLRIVDSDEKPTMGYVYDGIDIHAAAYWLNPAFQYDSSILNKRLETQLAVTDVIESKVSVGRLKLVEELRLFREREQTFGTQLTQELAKTSHPGKIIVKRKKFNFDPIDYASIDKTEFWVVEDEEPPFLDHEEIENALYEEGAYRIEEGSSSHVQRDMDNEVIEDDDDINLESFGDEDDAPPGFRDKNNPIHVEDEEDEDEDDDNDASGGAFGSHDDIDFNFLHNK; encoded by the exons ATGGCTGTAGCAAGATGGATGCATGATGCTTGCATTCCAATTAATGCTATGAATTCTAGTTATTATCAACCTATGTTCAATGCTGTAGCTTCTTATGGTCATGGATATAGAGGCTCAAATTATCATGCCCTTCGAGTGCCTTTGTTGAGAGACGCAAAAAGAGAAGTCCAATTGATTGTTGATTCTCATTGTTCATATTGGGCTGACACTGGTTGTACAATAATGGCTAATGGGTGGACTGATACTAGGTATAGAACATTGATTAATTTTCTTGTCTATTGTCCTAAGGGAATTATTTTTATACGTTTTGTTGATACTTCTAACTTGGTTAAAGATGCTATTAATTTGAGTAACTTGTTTGATGAAATTGTTAGTTGGGTTGGGCCTGCAAATATAGTACATTTGGTCACTGATAATGCTGCAAATTATGTAGCTGCTGGAAGAATTTTGTGTGGAAAATATAGGAACACTAGTTGGTCACCTTGTGCAGCACATTGCCTAAACCTAATTTTTAAGGAGATTAGGAAGATGGATCATGTAGCTAAACTTGCAAAGCGTGCATTCAAGATCACAACGTTCATCTATAACCATGTGGCTTTGCAAGCTTGGTTGAGGACTAGAAAAAATTGGACGAAAATTGTGTGTCCAGGGCCAACTAGGTTTGCTACTACTTTCATTGCCTTAGAGAGTCTTAAGGAACATAAGCATGACTTACAAGCATTGGTGACTAGAAAATTTTATGTTGAATCAAGATATGCAAAAGATAAGAAAGCAAAGGCAGTGGTGAAAATTATTCTTGACAATCAATTTTGGAATGATTGTCATGTCATTGTGCATATTATGTCACCATTGATTCGTTTATTACGCATTGTTGATTCTGATGAAAAACCAACTATGGGTTATGTATATGATGGCAT AGATATTCATGCTGCTGCTTATTGGTTGAATCCTGCATTCCAATATGACTCATCCATTCTTAATAAGAGGCTAGAGACACAATTGGCCGTGACAGATGTTATTGAATCAAAAGTTTCAGTTGGTCGGTTGAAGTTGGTGGAGGAATTAAGGCTATTTCGAGAGCGTGAACAAACTTTTGGAACCCAACTTACTCAAGAATTAGCCAAGACATCTCATCCGGGTAAGATAAT AGTCAAAAGGAAGAAGTTCAATTTTGATCCTATTGATTATGCAAGTATCGATAAAACTGAATTTTGGGTAGTGGAAGATGAGGAACCTCCATTTCTTGATCATGAGGAGATAGAGAATGCATTATATGAAGAGGGAGCCTATCGAATTGAAGAAGGATCTTCTAGCCATGTACAAAGAG ATATGGACAATGAAGTgattgaggatgatgatgacatTAATTTGGAATCATttggtgatgaagatgatgctCCTCCCGgatttagagataaaaataatCCTATTCatgttgaagatgaagaagatgaagatgaggatgatgataatgatgctaGTGGTGGAGCATTTGGTTCACATGATgatattgatttcaattttcttcataacAAATGA